A region of Rhodamnia argentea isolate NSW1041297 chromosome 9, ASM2092103v1, whole genome shotgun sequence DNA encodes the following proteins:
- the LOC115728655 gene encoding zinc finger CCCH domain-containing protein 1-like isoform X2, producing MVEEDNDEDSKTESSVLRNQRKPQRTDNKLYFSTGSFKSSMSAESKVDSDKTIFQFESSKEIQVEHDSRATATLETETEFSKDARAIRERVLKQATNEMSGKSKGAGDEKLYKGIHGYTDYKAGFRREQTISSEKAGGAHGPLRASAHIRVSARFDYQPDICKDYKETGYCGYGDACKFMHDRGDYKPGWQLEKEWEEAEKARKRNLALGGDDGDEEDVDQTEVEEDDELPFACFICRERFVDPVVTKCKHYFCEHCALKHHARNKKCFVCNKPTLGIFNAAHEIRKKMAAEGGK from the exons ATGGTTGAAGAAGATAATGATGAAGATTCCAAGACAGAGAGTTCAGTGTTACGTAATCAGAGAAAACCTCAAAGGACAGACAATAAGCTGTATTTTTCAACTGGATCCTTCAAGAGCTCTATGTCTGCAGAATCAAAGGTTGATTCTGATAAAACTATATTTCAATTTGAATCTTCAAAAGAAATTCAAGTTGAACATGATAGCAGAGCAACAGCAACTCTTGAAACTGAGACTGAGTTCTCAAAAGATGCTCGAGCTATTCGAGAGAGAGTTCTTAAGCAAGCAACTAATGAGATGAGTGGGAAAAGTAAGGGCGCTGGTGATGAGAAGCTGTATAAAGGGATCCATGGCTACACTGATTACAAGGCGGGGTTTCGGAGGGAGCAAACAATATCCAGTGAGAAAGCTGGAGGGGCGCATGGGCCCCTGCGAGCTTCAGCTCATATTAGAGTCTCAGCAAGGTTTGATTATCAGCCTGACATATGCAAGGACTACAAAGAAACTGGTTATTGTGGGTATGGAGACGCATGTAAATTTATGCACGACAGAGGAGATTACAAACCTGGGTGGCAGTTGGAGAAGGAGTGGGAAGAGGCCGAGAAGGCAAGGAAGAGAAATTTAGCGTTGGGAGGGGatgatggagatgaagaggatgtTGACCAaacagaggttgaagaagatgatgaattgcCCTTTGCATGTTTCATTTGCAGAGAGCGATTTGTTGATCCAGTCGTCACAAAATGCAAGCACTACTTCTGTGAGCATTGTGCACTAAAG CATCACGCGAGGAACAAGAAGTGTTTCGTCTGCAACAAGCCCACCTTGGGTATCTTTAATGCTGCGCATGAGATACGGAAGAAAATGGCTGCAGAAG GTGGAAAATGA
- the LOC115728655 gene encoding zinc finger CCCH domain-containing protein 1-like isoform X1 codes for MVDSGEAKQAETGNLEETSEKQTSEQVCSFFRRPSKNKNIRKRMVEEDNDEDSKTESSVLRNQRKPQRTDNKLYFSTGSFKSSMSAESKVDSDKTIFQFESSKEIQVEHDSRATATLETETEFSKDARAIRERVLKQATNEMSGKSKGAGDEKLYKGIHGYTDYKAGFRREQTISSEKAGGAHGPLRASAHIRVSARFDYQPDICKDYKETGYCGYGDACKFMHDRGDYKPGWQLEKEWEEAEKARKRNLALGGDDGDEEDVDQTEVEEDDELPFACFICRERFVDPVVTKCKHYFCEHCALKHHARNKKCFVCNKPTLGIFNAAHEIRKKMAAEGGK; via the exons ATGGTGGATTCTGGTGAGGCTAAGCAGGCTGAAACAGGAAATCTGGAGGAGACAAGTGAAAAGCAAACATCTGAACAGG TGTGTAGCTTTTTCAGGAGACcgtcaaaaaataagaatatcaGGAAGCGGATGGTTGAAGAAGATAATGATGAAGATTCCAAGACAGAGAGTTCAGTGTTACGTAATCAGAGAAAACCTCAAAGGACAGACAATAAGCTGTATTTTTCAACTGGATCCTTCAAGAGCTCTATGTCTGCAGAATCAAAGGTTGATTCTGATAAAACTATATTTCAATTTGAATCTTCAAAAGAAATTCAAGTTGAACATGATAGCAGAGCAACAGCAACTCTTGAAACTGAGACTGAGTTCTCAAAAGATGCTCGAGCTATTCGAGAGAGAGTTCTTAAGCAAGCAACTAATGAGATGAGTGGGAAAAGTAAGGGCGCTGGTGATGAGAAGCTGTATAAAGGGATCCATGGCTACACTGATTACAAGGCGGGGTTTCGGAGGGAGCAAACAATATCCAGTGAGAAAGCTGGAGGGGCGCATGGGCCCCTGCGAGCTTCAGCTCATATTAGAGTCTCAGCAAGGTTTGATTATCAGCCTGACATATGCAAGGACTACAAAGAAACTGGTTATTGTGGGTATGGAGACGCATGTAAATTTATGCACGACAGAGGAGATTACAAACCTGGGTGGCAGTTGGAGAAGGAGTGGGAAGAGGCCGAGAAGGCAAGGAAGAGAAATTTAGCGTTGGGAGGGGatgatggagatgaagaggatgtTGACCAaacagaggttgaagaagatgatgaattgcCCTTTGCATGTTTCATTTGCAGAGAGCGATTTGTTGATCCAGTCGTCACAAAATGCAAGCACTACTTCTGTGAGCATTGTGCACTAAAG CATCACGCGAGGAACAAGAAGTGTTTCGTCTGCAACAAGCCCACCTTGGGTATCTTTAATGCTGCGCATGAGATACGGAAGAAAATGGCTGCAGAAG GTGGAAAATGA